From the genome of Sulfurovum sp. NBC37-1, one region includes:
- a CDS encoding tetratricopeptide repeat-containing sulfotransferase family protein gives MVYSPKELTVKMKDAAEAYEAKAYNDAVTILNDIIKHNDTYAPAYRELGKILTHSRFQKKAEEHLNKAIALMPEDPENWKAMGYLYKKTKEYAKCLGAFKKALNFIDTESEEGREIYTGMLEAYDVLGDSRSAFEISKILLKNDPDKILYQYWHARLIAATGKKTEALELYAQLLLDENHIDLPSEFLEEWLDLMIDLKQVKEARAKLENWMEKDPDNVQLRNLYAKSCQSDGDELSALRVAEETYHRYPDDVRVNSLLINLYSIFNEREKVNFHYKKALEINPDILVPLDRLIGKYKIQYGDEIFRHLNKLAVHMAEFSKEHRVALHYNLGRAYDDAGDPATAFEHYRLGGTLHSQGLQNIEYRSLDERLYQLRALPKNYFKPSHPTGCTSSKPVFILGMPRSGTTLMEQVLSGLGNVHGAGELGYIDEVLRGMDVNGQPFFQQENTQKEKALSYKERGQKYIEKTEALAPKESRRIVDKMPHNFMHTGFIHLMLPNASIIHARRHPVETCLSAYRIHFAEGHYWADDLRTMGRYYRLYTELMAYWKSVLPQGTVLDVRYEDMVGNLEGESKRIAAHIGVEWSEACLDFHKSKKAVRTASLSQVRQPLYKSSMNRWRKYEPYLKPLLDEIGDLVEAYEKELDI, from the coding sequence ATGGTTTACAGCCCTAAAGAACTCACTGTTAAAATGAAAGACGCCGCAGAGGCATATGAAGCAAAAGCGTATAATGATGCAGTTACAATTTTAAATGATATTATCAAGCATAACGATACGTATGCACCTGCATACAGAGAGTTGGGGAAAATCTTAACCCATTCCCGTTTTCAAAAAAAGGCGGAAGAACACTTAAATAAAGCTATTGCACTTATGCCTGAAGATCCTGAGAACTGGAAGGCTATGGGGTATCTCTATAAAAAAACAAAAGAGTATGCCAAATGTCTGGGTGCCTTCAAGAAGGCTTTGAACTTCATCGATACTGAAAGTGAAGAAGGAAGAGAGATCTACACTGGTATGCTTGAAGCTTATGATGTACTGGGTGATTCCCGTTCAGCATTTGAAATTTCCAAAATATTGCTTAAAAATGATCCTGATAAAATCCTCTATCAATACTGGCATGCAAGACTGATTGCTGCAACAGGGAAAAAGACCGAAGCCTTGGAGCTGTATGCACAGTTACTGCTTGATGAAAACCATATTGATCTTCCAAGCGAATTTCTGGAGGAGTGGCTGGATCTTATGATAGATTTGAAGCAGGTAAAAGAAGCACGAGCCAAGCTTGAAAACTGGATGGAGAAAGATCCTGACAATGTCCAATTGCGTAATCTCTATGCAAAAAGCTGTCAGTCTGACGGAGATGAGCTTTCTGCTTTGAGAGTGGCAGAGGAGACATACCACCGTTATCCGGATGATGTAAGGGTTAATTCGCTTCTAATCAATCTGTACAGCATCTTCAACGAAAGGGAAAAAGTTAATTTTCACTATAAAAAAGCATTGGAAATCAATCCGGATATACTGGTCCCCTTGGACCGTCTTATTGGTAAATACAAGATTCAATACGGTGATGAAATCTTCAGGCATTTAAATAAATTAGCCGTACACATGGCAGAGTTCAGTAAAGAACATCGTGTAGCTCTGCATTATAATCTGGGTAGAGCTTATGACGACGCTGGAGATCCGGCAACAGCTTTTGAACACTATCGCCTGGGAGGAACATTGCATTCCCAGGGACTGCAGAACATAGAGTACCGGTCATTGGACGAAAGACTGTATCAGTTGAGAGCGCTGCCGAAAAACTATTTCAAACCTTCACACCCCACAGGATGCACAAGCAGTAAACCGGTATTTATACTCGGTATGCCGCGTTCGGGAACAACACTGATGGAGCAGGTACTCTCAGGTCTGGGCAATGTACATGGTGCGGGTGAACTTGGCTATATTGACGAGGTGCTGCGGGGGATGGACGTGAACGGTCAGCCTTTCTTTCAACAAGAGAATACACAGAAGGAAAAGGCATTAAGCTACAAAGAGAGAGGGCAGAAGTACATTGAAAAAACAGAAGCCCTGGCACCAAAAGAAAGCAGGCGGATCGTAGACAAAATGCCGCACAATTTTATGCATACAGGATTCATCCACCTGATGCTGCCCAATGCGTCTATCATACATGCACGCAGACATCCGGTAGAGACCTGTCTCTCTGCCTATCGCATCCATTTTGCCGAAGGGCACTACTGGGCAGATGACCTTCGTACGATGGGGCGCTACTACCGGCTCTATACCGAGCTGATGGCATACTGGAAAAGTGTACTTCCCCAAGGTACGGTACTGGATGTACGATATGAAGATATGGTAGGGAATCTGGAAGGTGAATCAAAAAGAATTGCTGCACATATCGGGGTGGAGTGGAGTGAAGCGTGTCTTGACTTTCACAAGAGCAAAAAAGCTGTCCGTACGGCAAGTCTTTCTCAGGTACGTCAGCCTCTCTATAAAAGTTCTATGAACCGCTGGCGTAAGTACGAACCCTATCTCAAGCCTCTGCTTGATGAAATCGGAGATCTTGTCGAAGCATATGAAAAGGAGCTTGACATATGA
- a CDS encoding SapC family protein, protein MYKNIEILNKKEHKSFSYTPATDLIYAKDLNLIPITFSEVKSLCCEFPIVIIMQGNTPQLMILTGVESNGAINENGKWKGKYIPSFLRRYPFTLIQDEANETLHIGFDSESGLFNSDEGNALFDSEGAPTDILENMKNFLAAYHEENQITENILKHLKEKGLVDAAEFTIKRENEEKQKVDGFFIINKQKFFKQEDAFLLEAVKNGWMEIIELHTLSLENIGKLSK, encoded by the coding sequence ATGTACAAAAATATAGAAATACTCAACAAGAAAGAGCACAAATCTTTCTCATATACACCCGCAACGGATCTTATTTATGCAAAAGATCTCAACCTGATTCCTATTACATTTAGTGAGGTCAAATCACTTTGCTGTGAATTTCCAATTGTAATTATAATGCAGGGTAATACACCACAACTTATGATTTTAACAGGGGTAGAGAGCAATGGAGCGATAAATGAAAATGGCAAATGGAAAGGAAAATACATTCCTTCGTTTTTAAGAAGATATCCGTTTACATTGATTCAGGATGAAGCGAATGAAACACTTCATATAGGTTTCGATTCTGAAAGTGGTTTATTTAACTCAGACGAAGGAAATGCTTTATTTGACAGTGAAGGTGCCCCCACAGATATTTTAGAAAATATGAAAAACTTTTTAGCAGCATATCATGAAGAAAATCAGATAACTGAAAATATCTTGAAACATTTAAAAGAAAAAGGTTTGGTGGATGCAGCCGAATTCACTATCAAGAGAGAGAATGAAGAAAAGCAGAAAGTAGATGGTTTTTTTATTATTAACAAACAGAAGTTTTTCAAACAAGAAGATGCGTTTTTGCTTGAGGCTGTCAAAAATGGATGGATGGAAATAATAGAGCTGCATACTCTTTCGCTTGAAAATATAGGAAAACTATCTAAATAG
- a CDS encoding TolC family protein, with the protein MRTRAIFLCLLLFTSLEAKNDSLVKLCEHGIKNNPRIKSYTHRVSASHSVYDQSVDQYKPHFDMSGQYGRQNYQYESVSGIRPYNGLSYNYQFTLKQPVYRAQLLHMMTDARAKEKLTRLQEKDEKAKLITQILQTSVELIRQKKIVVILQKKTVLLEKAYATIVDRYNIKLASGTDKSQSLAKLEQSRAELIKAKQIYAYNLYNLRLLTKYENVEKYISKLSFNITAVEKAYRKANFLNLRKNMRNNTRIMLDEQSTKIAKIQIGLRNSERSPKLDAVLSYGDAGGTIDYVTRRNDSRAMLQLSFPIYQGGYVDDRVKEAKFLYMAAQEDTENTRLNIEISMEKTMQDIKGGIASVKAQKSAVAASKKYFEGTVESYKNGMQSLTDVYLAESDYYDNQLRLINNESDLILSVVGMYYYIGKSDLKYVGQVQNKYFK; encoded by the coding sequence ATGCGAACTAGAGCGATATTCCTTTGCCTGCTTCTCTTCACCTCTCTTGAGGCAAAAAATGATTCGCTGGTAAAACTTTGCGAACACGGCATAAAAAACAATCCCAGGATCAAAAGCTATACACACAGAGTCTCTGCCAGTCACAGTGTCTATGACCAGAGTGTGGATCAGTACAAGCCGCATTTTGATATGTCTGGACAGTATGGTAGACAAAATTACCAATATGAATCCGTAAGTGGGATAAGGCCTTATAACGGTCTAAGCTATAACTACCAGTTCACTCTCAAGCAGCCTGTTTACCGTGCACAGCTTTTGCACATGATGACTGATGCCAGAGCCAAAGAGAAGCTGACGAGACTTCAGGAAAAAGATGAAAAAGCAAAACTGATCACACAGATCCTCCAGACGTCAGTAGAGTTGATAAGACAAAAAAAGATTGTAGTGATTTTGCAAAAAAAAACAGTTTTGCTTGAAAAGGCCTATGCAACCATTGTTGACAGGTACAATATAAAACTCGCTTCCGGTACTGATAAATCACAGTCACTTGCCAAACTTGAGCAAAGCAGGGCAGAGCTGATCAAGGCAAAACAGATCTATGCATATAATCTTTATAATCTCAGACTTTTGACCAAATATGAGAATGTTGAAAAATACATTTCTAAGCTTTCGTTCAATATCACTGCAGTGGAAAAGGCTTACAGAAAAGCTAATTTTCTTAACCTCAGAAAGAATATGCGTAACAATACGCGTATCATGCTTGATGAGCAAAGTACAAAAATTGCCAAGATACAGATAGGACTTCGCAACAGTGAAAGATCACCCAAACTCGATGCTGTATTGAGTTATGGAGATGCCGGGGGAACGATCGATTATGTTACCCGAAGAAATGACTCCAGGGCAATGTTGCAGCTCAGTTTCCCCATTTACCAGGGCGGTTATGTCGATGACAGGGTTAAGGAGGCAAAATTTCTCTATATGGCAGCACAGGAAGATACGGAAAATACCCGCCTCAACATTGAGATCTCGATGGAGAAAACTATGCAGGATATCAAAGGGGGAATTGCAAGTGTCAAAGCCCAGAAATCCGCTGTAGCAGCTTCGAAAAAGTATTTTGAAGGAACAGTGGAAAGCTACAAAAACGGTATGCAGAGTCTTACCGATGTCTATCTTGCCGAGTCTGACTACTACGACAATCAATTAAGACTCATCAATAATGAGTCGGATCTGATCCTTTCGGTTGTAGGAATGTATTACTACATTGGAAAATCAGATTTGAAGTATGTTGGTCAGGTACAAAATAAATATTTTAAATAA
- a CDS encoding HlyD family type I secretion periplasmic adaptor subunit, whose protein sequence is MKTLKTNTDVENHHELLEKTHRSARKAGIITILLIFGLFGIWSVFADIATTITANGKVITDTYNKIITHPKGGIVKKIFVHEGDVVKKGDKLLEIDSTDYLSKLDAAISQYDAALFTICRLKAEASFLKELNCDALEKKLLNPEEYQELKSDAISLFHSEMESLKSKITLLKSKNKILTEQNVGLKKHIESNKKLLSSYELELKKWKKLLKQNAVDEQKSIETERKIEQIHQQIESLESTIRENIASIDANKKQMDLEKNTFKNNALSNLGKLKLENKLTKTQIMSYENGIDNSIIKSPGEGRVTDMKIHASGEVVAPQKPIMSIVPLKQKLKIEAFVLPTDIEKIHVGQQTEISFPSFVDPSAIPIAGKISYISADSIVPEGMKEPFYRILVKFTPEGEKAIKKNNFLILPGMPTAVFVKTGKMTLLEYIMQPLIQLSKGIFHAN, encoded by the coding sequence ATGAAGACTCTTAAAACAAATACAGATGTTGAAAATCATCATGAATTATTAGAAAAGACACATCGTTCTGCACGTAAAGCAGGTATTATTACCATATTATTGATATTTGGTTTATTTGGTATATGGAGTGTATTTGCTGATATTGCTACGACTATCACTGCAAATGGAAAAGTCATTACCGATACCTACAATAAGATAATAACACATCCAAAAGGAGGGATTGTTAAGAAGATTTTTGTACATGAAGGTGATGTGGTTAAAAAAGGCGATAAACTGCTTGAAATAGACAGTACTGACTATTTGTCAAAATTAGATGCAGCCATCAGCCAATATGATGCGGCACTGTTTACGATCTGCAGATTAAAAGCTGAAGCTTCCTTTCTTAAAGAACTCAATTGTGATGCACTTGAAAAGAAGTTACTCAATCCGGAAGAATATCAGGAGCTTAAATCAGATGCAATATCTCTTTTCCATTCCGAAATGGAGAGTCTTAAATCAAAAATTACATTGTTAAAAAGTAAAAACAAGATACTTACCGAGCAAAATGTAGGTTTAAAGAAACATATAGAATCCAATAAAAAACTCTTGTCATCATATGAACTTGAACTTAAAAAATGGAAAAAGTTACTTAAGCAAAATGCTGTTGATGAACAGAAATCGATTGAAACGGAGCGAAAAATAGAACAAATACATCAGCAAATTGAATCATTAGAATCTACCATCAGAGAAAATATTGCCAGTATAGATGCCAATAAAAAGCAAATGGATCTTGAAAAAAATACTTTTAAAAATAATGCCCTCTCCAATCTAGGCAAGCTGAAACTTGAGAATAAACTGACAAAAACACAAATTATGTCGTATGAGAATGGAATAGATAATTCCATAATAAAGTCACCCGGAGAAGGACGTGTAACAGATATGAAGATTCACGCTTCCGGTGAAGTTGTTGCACCACAGAAACCCATCATGTCAATAGTACCTTTAAAACAAAAATTGAAAATTGAAGCTTTTGTTCTTCCTACGGATATAGAAAAAATCCATGTAGGGCAACAGACAGAAATCTCTTTTCCCTCTTTTGTTGATCCTTCTGCTATTCCAATTGCAGGGAAGATTAGTTATATTTCTGCAGATTCTATTGTACCTGAAGGTATGAAAGAACCATTTTATCGTATTTTGGTAAAATTCACTCCTGAAGGAGAAAAGGCAATCAAAAAAAATAATTTTTTAATTCTTCCCGGAATGCCTACAGCAGTTTTTGTTAAAACAGGCAAGATGACACTTTTAGAATATATAATGCAGCCTCTTATACAGTTGAGTAAAGGGATTTTCCATGCGAACTAG
- a CDS encoding type I secretion system permease/ATPase yields MTNKNANQRNKSDLQVALKEMKHIFIMLGIYSFFLNILMLAAPFYMLVVYDIVMPSKNLNTLLLVTLITIMFFIGMWILDYVRSKLTIYASNKLDLLLNERIFNATFALASKFPDKANTQPLQDFKSIKTFLSGQGIFAFFDFPWFPIYIAIMFAFSPVYGIYGLVATAIILVLTWLNEKMTKEGLEESNKSYAHAMNFFGNNIRNVEVVQAMGMRENLHRLWMEKYNSYLMTNNKASTTGSFYSNASKSFRMLSSSMMYGVGAILVIGGSISPGMIIAGAVLMGRALQPVSQIIGGWKQFSGARIAYHKLNSLLQDFPKEEKKLSLPEPEGKITFDQVVTIPPLGKIPVLKGINLQINTGETIGVIGPSAAGKSSFVKTAVGVWEPSNGHIRIDGADIHQYNRIELGKHIGYLPQDIELFGGTVAQNISRFEEDPSDEDIIEAAKLSGTHELILNLPDGYSTRVGVGGMALSGGQKQRIGLARALYGNPKIVVLDEPNSNLDDAGEYALTMALRVMKEKGITVIFVTHKQNILSLADKLLVLNDGKTVYYDEREKVMNALYKNSTQVINDKTQENKDKEIKNEDS; encoded by the coding sequence GTGACAAATAAAAATGCCAACCAACGAAACAAGTCTGATCTTCAGGTAGCTTTAAAAGAGATGAAGCATATTTTTATTATGCTTGGTATCTATAGCTTTTTTCTTAATATTTTAATGTTGGCAGCACCATTCTATATGTTGGTAGTATATGATATTGTTATGCCTTCCAAAAATCTAAATACATTATTGCTCGTAACCCTCATTACTATCATGTTTTTTATAGGAATGTGGATTTTGGATTATGTTCGGAGCAAATTGACCATTTATGCCAGCAATAAACTGGACCTGCTTTTAAATGAACGTATTTTTAATGCTACTTTTGCTTTAGCATCCAAATTCCCGGATAAAGCCAATACACAACCCCTACAGGATTTTAAAAGTATAAAGACATTTTTGAGCGGACAAGGAATATTTGCATTCTTTGATTTTCCGTGGTTTCCTATCTATATTGCGATCATGTTCGCTTTCAGCCCTGTATACGGCATATATGGATTGGTTGCAACTGCAATCATTCTTGTACTTACCTGGCTAAATGAAAAAATGACAAAAGAAGGTTTGGAAGAATCCAATAAATCGTATGCTCATGCAATGAATTTCTTTGGAAACAATATACGCAATGTTGAAGTGGTTCAGGCAATGGGGATGCGAGAGAATCTGCATAGATTGTGGATGGAAAAGTACAATAGTTATCTCATGACAAATAACAAAGCCAGCACAACAGGATCGTTCTACAGTAATGCTTCTAAATCATTCAGAATGCTTTCATCATCCATGATGTATGGTGTTGGTGCAATTTTGGTAATAGGAGGTAGTATTTCTCCAGGTATGATTATTGCCGGAGCAGTACTTATGGGGCGTGCCCTTCAACCGGTCAGTCAGATCATCGGAGGCTGGAAGCAATTTAGCGGTGCGAGAATAGCCTATCACAAGCTTAACAGTTTGCTTCAGGATTTTCCAAAAGAAGAAAAAAAATTATCCTTGCCTGAGCCAGAGGGTAAAATTACGTTCGATCAAGTTGTGACTATCCCCCCTCTTGGCAAAATACCTGTACTCAAGGGAATTAATCTTCAGATTAATACGGGTGAGACAATTGGTGTAATTGGACCCAGTGCGGCAGGCAAATCTTCTTTTGTTAAAACTGCTGTAGGCGTATGGGAGCCCTCTAATGGCCATATTCGTATTGACGGTGCCGATATACATCAGTACAATAGGATTGAGCTTGGAAAGCATATAGGTTATCTCCCCCAAGATATTGAGTTGTTTGGCGGGACAGTAGCTCAGAATATATCCAGATTTGAAGAAGATCCTTCAGATGAAGATATTATTGAAGCAGCCAAGTTGTCCGGCACTCACGAATTGATTCTTAATCTCCCTGATGGCTATAGTACAAGAGTTGGTGTGGGCGGCATGGCGCTGTCCGGAGGACAGAAACAACGTATTGGTCTTGCCAGGGCTCTCTATGGAAATCCAAAGATCGTAGTGTTGGACGAACCGAACTCAAATTTGGATGATGCAGGTGAATATGCATTGACAATGGCATTAAGGGTTATGAAAGAGAAGGGTATTACTGTTATTTTTGTCACGCATAAACAAAATATCTTATCTTTGGCAGATAAACTTTTAGTGCTTAACGATGGGAAAACTGTATATTATGATGAAAGAGAAAAAGTTATGAACGCTTTATATAAAAATTCAACTCAAGTTATTAATGACAAAACTCAGGAAAATAAAGATAAAGAAATAAAAAATGAAGACTCTTAA
- the gmd gene encoding GDP-mannose 4,6-dehydratase has protein sequence MMKKAIITGVTGQDAAYLAELLLEKGYEVYGTYRRTSSVNFWRIEELGIKNHENLHLIEYDLTDQANSVHMVMDIQPDEIYNLAAQSFVGVSFDQPLATAHITGLGCVHLLEAIRIVNPKIKFYQASTSEMFGKVQEIPQKETTPFWPRSPYGAAKMYAHWMVVNYRESYDMFAASGILFNHESPLRGLEFVTRKITDAVAKIKLGKLDVLELGNMDAKRDWGFAKDYVEGMYLMLQADNPDTYVLATNRTETVRDFVTMAFKAVGIELEFKGESEDEIAIDKATGNTVVRVNPKFYRPAEVELLIGNPEKAKKELGWEPKTTLEELCTMMVEADLRRNEAGFSF, from the coding sequence ATGATGAAAAAAGCAATTATTACCGGAGTTACAGGACAAGACGCTGCCTACCTGGCAGAACTGCTGCTTGAAAAAGGATATGAAGTTTACGGAACCTACAGAAGGACTTCCTCTGTAAATTTCTGGCGCATAGAAGAGCTTGGCATCAAAAACCATGAAAATCTCCACTTGATAGAATATGACCTTACGGACCAGGCCAACTCGGTACATATGGTTATGGATATTCAGCCTGACGAGATTTACAACCTGGCCGCACAGAGCTTTGTGGGCGTCTCTTTCGATCAGCCGCTTGCAACTGCCCACATAACAGGACTTGGCTGTGTTCACCTGCTTGAAGCCATTCGCATAGTAAACCCGAAGATAAAATTTTACCAGGCCAGTACTTCTGAAATGTTCGGTAAAGTACAGGAGATTCCACAGAAAGAGACTACACCATTTTGGCCAAGAAGCCCTTACGGTGCGGCAAAGATGTATGCGCACTGGATGGTTGTGAACTACAGAGAATCCTACGATATGTTTGCGGCCAGCGGGATTTTATTTAACCATGAATCACCTCTCCGTGGACTGGAGTTTGTCACACGTAAGATCACGGATGCGGTTGCCAAGATCAAACTTGGAAAGCTTGATGTGCTCGAGTTGGGCAATATGGATGCCAAAAGAGACTGGGGATTTGCGAAGGATTATGTGGAAGGAATGTACCTGATGCTTCAGGCAGACAATCCCGATACCTATGTTTTGGCAACGAATCGAACAGAAACAGTAAGGGATTTCGTAACCATGGCATTTAAGGCTGTAGGAATCGAGCTTGAATTCAAAGGTGAATCTGAAGATGAGATCGCGATTGATAAAGCTACGGGAAACACTGTTGTAAGAGTCAATCCGAAGTTTTACAGGCCGGCAGAAGTTGAACTGCTTATCGGTAATCCTGAAAAGGCGAAAAAAGAATTGGGATGGGAGCCGAAAACAACATTGGAAGAGCTGTGCACAATGATGGTTGAAGCAGATTTGAGAAGAAATGAAGCCGGATTCTCATTTTAA
- a CDS encoding GDP-mannose 4,6-dehydratase produces the protein MKPDSHFNKILITGINGFTGVHLEKYLHTRGFDVYGTVIDEPKQKNHLHCDITKKEQIDKVIASVKPDYVIHIAAISFVGESNASLIYDVNVIGTENILQSLRDNSVKPEKVILASSATVYGNQGKEVLDESMCPQPVNHYGCSKLSMEHMASNYFNDFDVIITRPFNYTGIGQESHFLIPKIVDHFKKGKKEIELGNIHVAREFNDINYVIGIYHKLLFSEAKSTIVNLSSNNPVKLLDVIEVMQEIAGYRIEVKVNPAFVRPNEIKSLAGSTEKLAKIIDLSDTYSLKETLMEMYEN, from the coding sequence ATGAAGCCGGATTCTCATTTTAATAAAATTCTGATCACCGGGATCAACGGTTTTACCGGTGTACATTTGGAAAAATATCTTCATACACGGGGTTTTGATGTTTACGGTACAGTAATAGATGAACCAAAACAGAAAAACCATCTGCACTGTGACATCACAAAAAAAGAACAGATAGATAAAGTTATAGCTTCAGTCAAGCCAGATTATGTCATCCATATAGCAGCTATCTCTTTTGTTGGAGAGAGTAATGCTTCTCTAATCTACGATGTGAATGTTATAGGAACCGAAAATATTTTACAATCATTGCGTGATAATAGTGTAAAACCTGAAAAAGTCATTTTGGCAAGCAGTGCGACTGTATATGGGAACCAGGGGAAAGAAGTTCTAGATGAATCAATGTGTCCTCAACCTGTGAATCATTATGGTTGCAGCAAACTCTCCATGGAACATATGGCCTCAAATTATTTCAATGATTTTGATGTCATTATTACCCGTCCTTTTAATTATACCGGTATAGGACAGGAAAGCCATTTCTTGATTCCCAAGATAGTAGATCACTTTAAAAAAGGGAAGAAAGAGATAGAGCTTGGGAATATTCATGTTGCCAGAGAATTTAATGATATAAATTATGTTATCGGTATTTATCATAAGCTCTTGTTTTCAGAAGCAAAATCCACTATAGTAAATCTCTCGTCAAACAATCCTGTAAAGCTTTTGGATGTCATTGAAGTGATGCAGGAGATTGCAGGATACCGGATTGAGGTAAAGGTCAATCCTGCCTTTGTGAGACCAAATGAAATAAAATCATTGGCCGGTTCTACGGAAAAACTAGCAAAGATCATCGATCTTTCTGATACGTATTCACTGAAAGAGACACTTATGGAAATGTATGAAAACTAA
- a CDS encoding glycosyltransferase family 4 protein, translating to MKTKKKILVDGLALLSPFTGVAKYTYENAYRMQSRYSDRYEWFYDYGFHSKELIKPNSTKTSENFLKQLKSFIVSNPLLKSFVRNVLSFVSYISSPEYDLYWQPNYIPKKVKAEKVVTTVHDFSFHIQSEWHPKERLKYYQKNFWKKAAVSDWIITGSNFTKKEIMKYMNYPEGRISVIYHAVDHDLYKVYDEHILQTTKEKFELGDHYLLFVGSIEPRKNLLNLLKAYHLLSDEIKKDYPLVLVGFKGWENKEIMYEIEQEKEHIRYLGYLSDAELAHVYNLATLFIYPSLYEGFGIPPLEAMACGTAVIASNAASLPEACGDAAEYIDPVSSHDIAEKIRDILSDSVKRDIMINKGLEHAKLFTWEKAAAEHIKVFEQILGI from the coding sequence ATGAAAACTAAAAAAAAGATTCTTGTAGATGGACTGGCCTTGCTATCACCTTTTACAGGAGTAGCAAAGTATACATACGAAAATGCCTATCGTATGCAAAGCCGATATTCAGACCGCTATGAATGGTTTTATGATTATGGCTTTCATAGTAAAGAACTCATTAAACCGAATAGTACAAAAACAAGTGAAAACTTTTTAAAACAACTTAAATCTTTTATTGTTTCAAATCCCCTACTTAAATCTTTTGTAAGAAATGTACTTTCTTTTGTAAGTTATATTTCATCACCTGAATATGATCTTTATTGGCAACCCAACTACATTCCCAAAAAAGTAAAAGCAGAAAAAGTAGTGACGACTGTACATGACTTCTCATTTCATATTCAATCGGAATGGCATCCAAAAGAACGCTTAAAATACTACCAGAAGAACTTTTGGAAAAAAGCAGCTGTTTCAGACTGGATTATTACCGGATCCAACTTTACAAAAAAAGAAATAATGAAGTATATGAACTATCCTGAAGGGAGGATCTCTGTAATTTACCATGCAGTAGATCATGATCTCTATAAAGTGTATGATGAACACATACTTCAAACAACAAAAGAGAAGTTTGAATTAGGAGATCACTATTTACTTTTTGTGGGCAGTATAGAACCCCGTAAAAATCTTCTCAATCTCTTGAAGGCGTACCATCTTCTATCTGATGAAATCAAAAAAGATTATCCTCTTGTTTTGGTGGGCTTCAAAGGATGGGAGAATAAAGAGATTATGTACGAGATCGAACAAGAGAAAGAACATATTAGATATCTTGGCTATCTTTCTGATGCAGAGTTGGCTCATGTATATAACCTTGCAACACTTTTCATTTACCCCAGTCTGTATGAAGGATTTGGGATTCCTCCGCTGGAAGCGATGGCCTGCGGGACAGCAGTTATTGCTTCCAATGCTGCTTCCCTACCTGAAGCCTGTGGTGATGCGGCCGAATATATTGACCCAGTGAGCAGTCATGATATTGCTGAAAAGATCAGAGATATACTTTCTGATTCTGTTAAAAGAGATATAATGATCAATAAAGGCCTGGAACATGCCAAATTGTTTACATGGGAGAAGGCTGCTGCTGAACATATAAAGGTCTTTGAGCAGATTTTGGGTATATAA